The following are encoded in a window of Sinomonas cyclohexanicum genomic DNA:
- a CDS encoding dihydrodipicolinate synthase family protein produces the protein MSATFHGVIPPVVTPRHADGTIDVDSLKNVTKHLVDGGVTGLFVLGSSGEVPYMTNAERELAVRTIAEANAGAVPLVVGANEQTTNRVIDEAKKMVDLGADALVITSMYYAIGNAAETEAHFRAIHEAVATPVFAYDVPVRTHFKLPTDVLVRLAKDGVIAGVKDSSGDDVSFRQLLLATKDVPGFSVFTGHEVVVDGALLGGAAGVVPGLGNVDPAGYRKLYDMAKAGDWAGAAAEQDRLARVFDIVYAPGNRVSGGAAGLGAFKTALQLMGIIESNTMSTPMESLNEAEAETIRAILVETGLL, from the coding sequence GTGTCCGCCACCTTCCACGGCGTCATCCCGCCCGTCGTCACCCCCCGCCACGCCGACGGCACGATCGACGTCGACTCCCTCAAGAACGTCACGAAGCACCTCGTGGACGGCGGCGTGACCGGCCTGTTCGTGCTCGGCTCCTCCGGCGAGGTCCCGTACATGACCAACGCCGAGCGCGAGCTCGCCGTCCGCACGATCGCCGAGGCCAACGCGGGCGCCGTTCCCCTCGTGGTGGGCGCGAACGAGCAGACCACCAACCGGGTCATCGACGAGGCCAAGAAGATGGTGGACCTCGGCGCGGACGCCCTCGTGATCACGTCCATGTACTACGCGATCGGCAACGCCGCGGAGACCGAGGCCCACTTCCGCGCGATCCACGAGGCCGTCGCGACCCCGGTCTTCGCCTACGACGTCCCCGTCCGCACGCACTTCAAGCTCCCCACCGACGTGCTCGTGCGCCTCGCGAAGGACGGCGTGATCGCGGGCGTCAAGGACTCCTCCGGCGACGACGTCTCGTTCCGCCAGCTCCTCCTCGCCACGAAGGACGTGCCGGGCTTCTCCGTCTTCACCGGCCACGAGGTCGTCGTGGACGGAGCGCTCCTGGGCGGCGCGGCCGGCGTCGTGCCCGGCCTCGGCAACGTGGACCCGGCCGGCTACCGCAAGCTCTACGACATGGCCAAGGCCGGCGACTGGGCCGGCGCCGCGGCCGAGCAAGACCGCCTCGCGCGCGTCTTCGACATCGTCTACGCCCCGGGAAACAGGGTCTCCGGCGGTGCCGCGGGCCTCGGCGCGTTCAAGACCGCGCTTCAGCTCATGGGCATCATCGAGTCCAATACGATGAGCACCCCGATGGAGTCCCTCAACGAGGCCGAGGCGGAGACGATCCGCGCCATCCTCGTCGAGACCGGCCTCCTCTGA
- a CDS encoding ATP-binding cassette domain-containing protein has protein sequence MTANPGAGNAPVLELRDLKVYHRARGGALFRPNIVKAVDGVDFTVSRGETVGIVGESGSGKSTLANVLVGLQEPTDGTLLFQGRPVKRLDGRLRKEFGRTVSVVFQDPATALNPRMTIQDILLDPLIVHGIGTESSRRARVQELLAVVGLPQSAAEVTPSNVSGGQRQRVAIARALALEPEIIIADEPTSALDVSVRAQVLNLLNDLKQQLGLGMVFISHDIQTVRYVSDRICVVFKGRIVEEGTAAQVFDSPTNDYTRKLLGAAPSLLHV, from the coding sequence GTGACTGCGAATCCCGGAGCCGGCAACGCTCCCGTCCTCGAGCTGAGGGACCTCAAGGTCTATCACCGCGCGCGGGGCGGGGCGCTGTTCCGCCCGAACATCGTCAAGGCGGTGGACGGCGTGGACTTCACCGTGAGCCGCGGCGAGACGGTCGGGATCGTGGGCGAGTCCGGCTCGGGCAAGTCCACGCTCGCCAACGTCCTAGTGGGCCTCCAGGAGCCCACCGACGGGACGCTCCTGTTCCAGGGCAGGCCGGTCAAGCGGCTCGACGGTCGCCTGCGCAAGGAGTTCGGCCGGACCGTCTCCGTGGTGTTCCAGGACCCGGCCACCGCGCTCAACCCGCGCATGACCATCCAGGACATCCTCCTCGATCCGCTCATCGTCCACGGGATCGGCACCGAGTCCTCCCGCCGGGCCCGCGTGCAGGAGCTGCTCGCCGTGGTTGGCCTGCCGCAGTCCGCGGCGGAGGTCACGCCGTCGAACGTCTCGGGCGGCCAGCGGCAGCGTGTCGCGATCGCCCGGGCCCTCGCCCTCGAGCCCGAGATCATCATCGCGGACGAGCCCACGAGCGCCCTCGACGTCTCCGTGCGCGCCCAGGTACTCAACCTGCTCAACGACCTCAAGCAGCAGCTCGGTCTCGGCATGGTGTTCATCAGCCACGACATCCAGACCGTCCGGTACGTCTCGGACCGCATCTGCGTGGTCTTCAAGGGCAGGATCGTCGAGGAGGGCACCGCCGCGCAGGTCTTCGACTCCCCCACCAACGACTACACGCGCAAGCTCCTCGGCGCCGCGCCGAGCCTGCTGCACGTCTGA
- a CDS encoding dipeptide/oligopeptide/nickel ABC transporter permease/ATP-binding protein: MSPAPRPAATLAPRAGLASRLADQGARFRAMPLGSKISLAFLALIVLVAIFGPMLAPYGENESFIPNTAPNAEHLFGTDLGGRDVFTRLLYGARISIIIGLGAVTLAVIIGAILGAVAATSRKSADETVMRILDVVMAFPGIALAAALMFALSAGSLNAFGSTVPVLILSIAIVYSPQLARVVRANVLSQYGEDYVRAEKVIGAGRFHILRKHIVRNTAAPVLVFATVMVADAIILEASLSFLGAGVQQPAASWGNVMSDGRQLVFSGGWWPTTFGGITILLTVLALNILAEGLTDAMVNPRLRRAPKVKDDDGSAATVAGAAIAETTDADLASDASAVGELPPAAIAAVARLDENPFALLDIELAKLAEIEAGRTDRLPQVGPEAKAVLEVEDLSIRFPNRYGDIPLVDGVSFTVREGETMALVGESGCGKSITSLAVMGLQAPAAELSGSIRFEGKELLTNNPKERTRRYEGLRGEQIAMIYQDSLSALNPSMLIKDQMEQLTRRHGRKSPRELLELVKLDPDRTLRSYPHELSGGQRQRVVIAMALSRSPKIVVADEPTTALDVTVQKQVIDLLNELRDQLGFAMVFVSHDLALVAELAHRVTVMYAGQVVETARTSDLLRNPRHEYTRGLLGSVLSIEADAPRLHQIKGTVPSPRDFAPGDRFAERSLRPDADPNQRLRFVPVEGEPEHYWASHEKTASRDGDLVKEGVQ; this comes from the coding sequence ATGTCACCAGCACCCCGCCCAGCCGCCACGCTCGCTCCCCGCGCCGGCCTCGCGAGCCGCCTCGCCGACCAGGGCGCCCGCTTCAGGGCTATGCCCCTGGGCTCCAAGATCTCTCTCGCGTTCCTCGCGCTCATCGTCCTCGTGGCCATCTTCGGCCCCATGCTCGCCCCGTACGGCGAGAACGAGTCCTTCATCCCCAACACCGCACCGAACGCCGAGCACCTCTTCGGCACCGACCTCGGCGGCCGCGACGTCTTCACCCGCCTGCTCTACGGCGCACGGATCTCGATCATCATCGGCCTCGGTGCCGTGACGCTCGCCGTGATCATCGGCGCCATCCTCGGCGCGGTCGCCGCGACGAGCCGCAAGTCTGCCGACGAGACCGTGATGCGCATCCTGGACGTCGTGATGGCGTTCCCCGGCATCGCGCTCGCCGCGGCACTCATGTTCGCACTCTCCGCCGGCTCGCTGAACGCATTCGGCTCGACCGTGCCCGTGCTGATCCTCTCGATCGCCATCGTGTACTCGCCACAGCTGGCCCGCGTGGTCCGCGCCAACGTCCTGTCCCAGTACGGCGAGGACTACGTCCGGGCGGAGAAGGTCATCGGCGCCGGCCGGTTCCACATCCTGCGCAAGCACATCGTGCGCAACACCGCCGCCCCGGTCCTCGTGTTCGCCACGGTCATGGTCGCGGACGCGATCATCCTCGAGGCGTCCCTGTCCTTCCTCGGCGCGGGCGTGCAGCAGCCGGCCGCCTCGTGGGGCAACGTCATGAGCGACGGCCGCCAGCTGGTCTTCTCCGGCGGCTGGTGGCCCACCACGTTCGGCGGCATCACGATCCTCCTCACCGTCCTCGCCCTGAACATCCTCGCGGAGGGCCTCACCGACGCGATGGTGAACCCGCGCCTGCGCAGGGCCCCGAAGGTGAAGGACGACGACGGCTCCGCGGCTACCGTCGCCGGCGCGGCGATCGCCGAAACGACCGACGCCGACCTCGCCTCAGATGCCTCCGCAGTAGGCGAGCTGCCTCCGGCGGCGATCGCCGCCGTCGCCCGCCTCGACGAGAATCCGTTCGCACTGCTGGACATCGAGCTCGCCAAGCTGGCAGAGATCGAGGCCGGGCGCACGGACCGTCTCCCCCAGGTGGGTCCGGAGGCCAAGGCCGTCCTCGAGGTGGAGGACCTCTCGATCCGCTTCCCGAACCGCTACGGCGACATCCCCCTCGTGGACGGCGTCTCGTTCACGGTCCGCGAGGGCGAGACCATGGCGCTGGTCGGCGAGTCCGGCTGCGGCAAGTCGATCACCTCGCTCGCGGTCATGGGACTGCAGGCCCCGGCCGCGGAGCTCTCCGGCTCCATCCGGTTCGAGGGCAAGGAACTGCTCACCAACAACCCGAAGGAGCGCACCAGGCGCTACGAGGGCCTGCGCGGCGAGCAGATCGCGATGATCTACCAGGACTCTCTGAGCGCGCTCAACCCGTCCATGCTCATCAAGGACCAGATGGAGCAGCTCACCCGGCGCCACGGCCGCAAGAGCCCGCGCGAGCTGCTCGAGCTCGTCAAGCTCGACCCGGACCGAACGCTGCGCTCCTACCCGCACGAGCTCTCCGGCGGCCAGCGGCAGCGCGTCGTCATTGCGATGGCACTCTCCCGCTCACCCAAGATCGTGGTCGCCGACGAGCCCACGACGGCGCTCGACGTCACCGTGCAGAAGCAGGTCATCGACCTCCTGAACGAGCTGCGGGACCAGCTGGGCTTCGCGATGGTGTTCGTCAGCCACGACCTCGCGCTCGTGGCAGAGCTCGCCCACCGTGTCACGGTCATGTACGCCGGCCAGGTCGTCGAGACCGCCCGCACCTCGGACCTGCTGCGCAACCCGCGGCACGAGTACACGCGCGGCCTCCTCGGCTCCGTGCTCTCGATCGAGGCGGACGCCCCGCGCCTGCACCAGATCAAGGGCACCGTCCCGTCGCCGCGGGACTTCGCCCCGGGAGACCGGTTCGCCGAGCGCTCCCTGCGGCCGGACGCCGACCCGAACCAGCGCCTCCGATTCGTGCCCGTCGAGGGCGAGCCGGAGCACTACTGGGCCAGCCATGAGAAGACCGCGAGCCGCGACGGCGACCTCGTCAAGGAAGGTGTGCAGTGA
- a CDS encoding ABC transporter permease, producing MSTLMRLLGRRLAALPFMLLGVTILVFLVLQVAPGDRATFVLGPDASEAAKAAWRHDHGLDQPLIVQFFAYLGSLVTLNFGMTNPPEEPVGSKIASAFPITLELTFLGVLIAVVLALVLGILGALYRDKWPDQLIRVFSIAAIATPSFWLGILLIQWFALPPGSLFPVGGLAWADQYGFTGWLYSMALPSLALGLPVAASLIRVVRTSMVEELDKDYVRTAVGNGVPYRTVVAKNVLRNALVTPVTVLGLRIGYLLGGAIVIEAIFDLKGMGQLIISGLSGKDTNLVAGGVITIAATFVLVNIIVDLLYLLINPRIRTV from the coding sequence GTGAGTACCCTGATGCGACTGCTGGGCCGGCGCCTCGCCGCCCTGCCGTTCATGCTGCTGGGAGTCACCATCCTGGTGTTCCTCGTCCTGCAGGTCGCCCCCGGCGACCGCGCCACCTTCGTCCTCGGACCCGATGCCAGCGAGGCGGCCAAGGCCGCGTGGCGCCACGACCATGGCCTCGACCAGCCGCTGATCGTGCAGTTCTTCGCCTACCTCGGCAGCCTGGTCACCCTCAACTTCGGCATGACGAACCCGCCGGAGGAGCCGGTGGGCTCCAAGATCGCCTCCGCCTTCCCCATCACGCTGGAGCTGACGTTCCTCGGCGTGCTCATCGCGGTGGTCCTCGCCCTCGTCCTCGGCATCCTCGGCGCGCTGTACCGCGACAAGTGGCCGGACCAGCTCATCCGCGTCTTCTCGATCGCCGCGATCGCCACCCCGTCGTTCTGGCTCGGGATCCTCCTCATCCAGTGGTTCGCGCTGCCGCCCGGCTCCCTGTTCCCAGTGGGCGGCCTCGCCTGGGCGGACCAGTACGGGTTCACCGGCTGGCTCTACTCGATGGCGCTGCCGTCCCTGGCGCTCGGCCTGCCCGTGGCCGCATCCCTCATCCGCGTGGTGCGCACGTCCATGGTCGAGGAGCTCGACAAGGACTACGTCCGCACCGCCGTGGGCAACGGCGTCCCCTACCGCACGGTCGTGGCGAAGAACGTCCTGCGCAACGCGCTCGTCACCCCGGTCACCGTCCTCGGCCTGCGCATCGGCTACCTCCTCGGCGGCGCGATCGTCATCGAGGCGATCTTCGACCTCAAGGGCATGGGCCAGCTCATCATCAGCGGCCTCTCCGGCAAGGACACCAATCTCGTGGCCGGCGGCGTCATCACGATCGCCGCGACGTTCGTCCTCGTGAACATCATCGTGGACCTCCTGTACCTGCTCATCAACCCGCGCATCCGGACGGTCTGA